From the genome of Kaistella daneshvariae, one region includes:
- a CDS encoding DUF4286 family protein has translation MSLLSVTFHSTADIQNQWSDYLTTELHQMVENLLDVEKYILSEVESEMVSEGQNTNLLLMFADVEKRQDFVEIELANITEIIEKKFADQVMVFVTFLNPSKTRY, from the coding sequence ATGAGCCTTTTAAGCGTCACTTTTCACAGCACAGCAGACATCCAGAACCAGTGGTCCGACTACCTCACAACCGAGTTGCACCAGATGGTTGAAAATCTTTTGGATGTTGAGAAATATATTCTTTCTGAAGTGGAAAGCGAAATGGTTTCAGAAGGTCAGAACACCAATCTTTTGCTGATGTTTGCAGACGTTGAAAAGCGTCAGGATTTTGTGGAGATCGAACTCGCCAATATCACCGAAATCATCGAGAAAAAATTCGCTGATCAGGTGATGGTTTTTGTTACTTTTCTAAATCCGAGTAAAACCCGCTATTAA
- the gyrA gene encoding DNA gyrase subunit A, translated as MHTEGERLIPINIVDEMKSSYIDYSMSVIVSRALPDVRDGLKPVHRRVLYGMYGLNVFSNRKHLKSARIVGDVLGKYHPHGDTSVYDAMVRMAQPWSLRYQQVDGQGNFGSVDGDPPAAMRYTEARLRKISDEILADLDKDTVDFQNNFDDSLTEPTVMPTKIPNLLVNGTSGIAVGMATNMAPHNLTESIDAICAYIDNREITIDELMKHIIAPDFPTGGIIYGYDGVRDALHTGRGRIVLRAKVGFEEIGNRNAIIVTEIPYQVNKADMIARTADLVKDEKIPGIYEIRDESDRQGMRVVYELKNDAIPNVVLNTLYKYTALQTSFSVNNIALVKGRPVQLNVKDIIHHFVEHRHEVIVRRTKYDLNKARERAHILEGFMKVIGTQDALDKAISIIRNSSNPADAKEGLMNEFELSEIQAQAILDLRLARLTGMELDKIRAEYDEIMALITDLEDILANEPRRYQIIKDEMLEMKEKYGDERRTEIDYSGGEMSIEDLIPDEKVVLTISHAGYIKRTSLSEYKVQSRGGVGNRAATTRDEDFLEYIVAATNHQYMLFFTEKGKCFWLRVFEIPEGSKTAKGRAVQNLINIEPDDKIKAYIRTNDLKDADYVNQMNVVMITKNGTIKKTSLEAYSRPRTNGVNAIEIREDDQLLGARLTNGHSEIMIATRKGKCIRFPEEKARAVGRGSIGVRGITLDEGDEVIGMIVVEDVEKESVLVVSEKGYGKRTAVEDYRVTNRGGKGVITLNITEKTGDLIAIQMVTDDDGLMIINKSGVAIRMGMDEMRIMGRNTQGVKVINLKKNDEIAAIAKVEMDKEVIVDEAETAHDVESEENGEEGVNLNLNPTSGDEIHPTRDTLDSESETEEE; from the coding sequence ATGCATACAGAAGGAGAAAGGTTAATTCCTATCAACATTGTTGATGAAATGAAATCCTCTTATATCGATTATTCGATGTCGGTCATTGTGTCCCGCGCGCTACCCGATGTAAGAGATGGCTTAAAACCCGTACACAGAAGAGTTCTTTATGGGATGTACGGCTTAAATGTATTTTCGAACAGAAAACATTTAAAATCAGCCAGAATCGTGGGTGATGTTCTTGGTAAATACCACCCGCACGGTGATACTTCGGTGTATGATGCGATGGTAAGAATGGCGCAGCCCTGGAGTTTACGCTATCAGCAGGTAGACGGTCAGGGTAACTTCGGTTCCGTTGATGGTGATCCACCGGCAGCGATGCGTTATACCGAAGCAAGACTTCGAAAAATTTCAGATGAAATTTTGGCAGATCTTGATAAAGACACCGTAGATTTCCAGAACAACTTTGATGATAGCCTTACGGAACCAACCGTAATGCCAACCAAAATTCCAAATCTTTTGGTGAACGGAACTTCCGGTATTGCGGTAGGTATGGCGACCAATATGGCACCGCACAACCTTACGGAATCTATTGATGCAATTTGTGCGTACATCGATAATCGCGAAATTACCATTGATGAGCTGATGAAGCACATCATCGCACCGGATTTCCCGACAGGTGGGATTATCTATGGTTATGATGGTGTTCGTGATGCTTTACACACCGGCCGTGGCCGTATTGTGTTACGAGCAAAAGTAGGTTTTGAAGAAATCGGTAACAGAAACGCGATTATCGTAACGGAAATTCCGTATCAGGTAAACAAAGCGGACATGATTGCCCGTACTGCGGACCTTGTTAAAGATGAGAAGATCCCGGGTATCTATGAGATCCGCGACGAATCTGACCGTCAGGGGATGCGCGTTGTTTATGAACTGAAAAATGACGCCATTCCGAATGTTGTTTTAAACACGCTTTATAAATATACTGCTTTACAGACTTCCTTCAGTGTAAATAATATTGCGTTGGTAAAAGGCCGTCCCGTACAGCTGAATGTAAAAGATATTATTCATCATTTTGTTGAACACCGCCACGAGGTGATTGTTCGCCGTACAAAATATGATTTGAATAAAGCCCGCGAAAGAGCCCACATACTGGAAGGTTTCATGAAAGTGATTGGGACTCAGGATGCGTTGGATAAAGCGATTTCCATTATTCGAAACAGTTCAAATCCGGCGGATGCGAAAGAAGGTTTGATGAATGAATTCGAACTTTCTGAAATTCAGGCGCAGGCCATTCTTGATTTGAGACTCGCCCGTCTGACCGGTATGGAGCTCGATAAGATCCGTGCGGAGTATGACGAGATTATGGCGTTGATTACGGATTTGGAAGATATCTTAGCCAACGAGCCAAGAAGATACCAAATCATCAAAGACGAGATGCTGGAAATGAAAGAAAAGTACGGCGATGAAAGACGTACCGAAATTGATTACTCTGGTGGTGAAATGTCCATCGAAGATCTGATTCCGGATGAAAAAGTGGTACTTACCATTTCTCACGCCGGTTATATCAAGAGAACTTCGCTTTCTGAATATAAAGTTCAAAGTAGAGGAGGTGTCGGTAACCGTGCGGCAACTACGCGCGATGAGGATTTCCTTGAGTATATCGTAGCTGCTACAAATCACCAATACATGCTTTTCTTTACCGAAAAAGGTAAATGTTTCTGGTTGAGAGTTTTTGAAATTCCCGAAGGGTCCAAAACTGCAAAAGGTAGAGCGGTGCAGAATTTAATTAACATCGAACCGGATGATAAAATTAAAGCCTACATCCGAACGAATGATCTGAAAGATGCAGATTATGTAAACCAGATGAACGTCGTGATGATTACCAAAAATGGAACCATCAAGAAAACTTCACTTGAAGCCTATTCTCGTCCACGAACAAATGGAGTAAACGCGATTGAAATTCGTGAAGACGATCAGTTACTGGGAGCAAGGCTTACGAACGGACACTCTGAAATCATGATCGCTACGCGAAAAGGAAAATGTATCCGTTTTCCGGAAGAAAAAGCCAGAGCAGTTGGCCGTGGCTCAATCGGTGTGCGCGGTATCACTTTAGATGAGGGTGATGAGGTAATCGGAATGATTGTCGTAGAAGATGTTGAAAAGGAATCTGTTTTGGTAGTTTCCGAAAAAGGTTACGGAAAAAGAACTGCTGTAGAAGATTACCGTGTAACCAACCGTGGTGGAAAAGGAGTAATTACCTTAAATATCACCGAAAAAACAGGAGACCTTATTGCAATTCAAATGGTGACTGATGATGATGGATTGATGATCATCAATAAATCCGGTGTTGCCATCCGAATGGGCATGGACGAAATGCGCATTATGGGTAGAAATACACAAGGTGTGAAAGTAATTAATCTTAAGAAAAATGACGAAATTGCTGCCATCGCAAAAGTGGAAATGGATAAGGAAGTAATCGTTGATGAAGCAGAAACTGCTCATGATGTTGAAAGCGAAGAAAACGGGGAAGAAGGTGTAAATTTAAATCTTAATCCAACTTCTGGTGATGAAATCCATCCAACCCGGGATACTCTAGATTCTGAGAGTGAAACAGAGGAAGAATAA
- a CDS encoding tetratricopeptide repeat protein: protein MKKIFLSAALLTAVFTFAQKKEIAAAVKAIDAGDIATTTAQLAQAESAMGTKTYFLEPALLEQYYYAKGLSLLKAGKSAEGASYLAKINDLAKNKIYVGKDSSKNKVYYVGKTAADASGIQGLKEETYVPTLMGKLGTSINPVIEAANKAALAAYNEKKYSVAAPKFKEVYELLSAAGQDNKKYLYYSGLTYALGDMKKEATDVYMDLINSNYTGVETTYTAKNKKSGEVENLEKATWELYKKMGAAGDYTDFKTEVSKSVEQELYETTAALLLDSNRGDDALAFIEKGLKKFPASAKLTELQGTAFYKAGKTNEFITNLKAQLAKNPNDANNWYNLGVLQSKDPATVADAVASYKKALEIKPDLVQAHQNLTYLTMGDDAKATEDYNTARKAGKTELANKIIEARRARLAATLPYAEKWYQYDSNNIDVVSLLKGLYLSTKNEAKYKEFKDKEAAMLAAQK from the coding sequence ATGAAAAAAATATTTTTAAGTGCCGCACTGCTTACCGCTGTGTTTACCTTCGCACAGAAAAAAGAAATCGCAGCAGCTGTAAAAGCCATTGATGCCGGCGATATCGCAACCACTACCGCGCAGCTCGCGCAGGCTGAAAGCGCCATGGGAACCAAAACTTACTTTTTGGAACCAGCACTTTTAGAGCAGTATTATTATGCTAAAGGTTTGTCGCTTTTAAAGGCCGGTAAATCTGCAGAAGGTGCCTCTTACCTTGCGAAGATTAATGATCTTGCCAAAAATAAAATTTATGTAGGTAAAGACTCGTCGAAAAACAAAGTGTACTACGTTGGGAAAACAGCAGCAGACGCTTCCGGTATTCAGGGTTTAAAAGAAGAAACTTATGTTCCGACTTTAATGGGCAAATTGGGTACTTCCATCAATCCTGTTATTGAAGCAGCGAATAAAGCAGCTTTAGCAGCTTATAACGAAAAAAAATACAGCGTTGCAGCTCCGAAATTTAAAGAAGTTTACGAACTGCTAAGCGCTGCCGGTCAGGACAATAAAAAATACCTTTATTATTCAGGTCTGACTTACGCTTTAGGTGACATGAAAAAAGAAGCAACCGATGTATATATGGATTTGATCAACTCCAATTACACCGGTGTTGAAACCACCTACACTGCGAAAAATAAAAAATCAGGTGAAGTAGAAAATTTGGAGAAGGCTACTTGGGAACTTTATAAAAAAATGGGTGCTGCAGGAGATTACACCGATTTTAAAACGGAAGTTTCTAAAAGCGTAGAGCAGGAATTATACGAAACAACAGCAGCGTTGCTTTTAGATTCAAACCGTGGTGATGATGCTTTGGCATTTATTGAAAAAGGTCTGAAAAAATTTCCGGCAAGTGCTAAACTGACAGAACTGCAAGGAACTGCTTTTTATAAAGCGGGTAAAACCAACGAATTCATTACCAATTTAAAAGCGCAGTTGGCGAAAAATCCAAATGACGCAAATAACTGGTACAACCTTGGGGTTTTACAAAGTAAAGATCCTGCAACCGTGGCAGACGCGGTGGCTTCTTACAAAAAAGCCCTGGAAATTAAACCGGATTTAGTTCAGGCTCATCAAAATCTTACCTATCTTACAATGGGAGATGATGCAAAAGCTACAGAAGACTATAATACTGCACGTAAAGCGGGAAAAACTGAACTTGCCAACAAGATAATTGAAGCAAGAAGAGCAAGATTAGCTGCTACGTTACCATACGCTGAAAAATGGTACCAATATGACAGCAATAACATTGATGTCGTTAGCCTGTTGAAAGGTCTTTACCTTTCTACAAAAAACGAGGCGAAATATAAAGAGTTTAAAGATAAAGAAGCGGCTATGTTAGCGGCTCAGAAATAA
- a CDS encoding aminopeptidase P family protein, with the protein MTSAEKIALLRQKMAENNIDAFIVYSADPHMSEYLPAEWQERSWLSGFTGSAGFVVITKDKAGLWTDGRYFVQAPIELEGSGIDLFKDGMDGTPNYIDWIISEIPENGTVAVNALATSNSNWELLQEKLSAKGKNLVDLPLLKEVWKDRNTGAPKNPIFVHPIERAGKSVADKLADIRQKMEEVEASVHIISSLDDVAWTLNLRGSDVQSNPVFLGYIILTKNETKFFVDLEKLDTEAREQMQECWVKVLPYEQFFEELKTYKDEKILISPNSNQAIFEALKDQNTFLKAAVPGNLMKAIKNKTELEGFRTVMQRDGVAMVKFLYWLTHQAGKEEMTEFSIGEKLRGFRAEGKNFVGESFGSIVGYRENGAIMHYSAKSEGSKEVTNQDTILVDSGGQYLEGTTDITRTLALGTASDEFRHNATLALKGLIQLSMVKFPKGTRGVQLDAFARLALWMEGKDYNHGTGHGVGSFMNVHEGPQNIRKDMNMQQLIPGMVLSNEPGFYYDYHYGIRHENLIAVREVETTDFGTFYDFETLTICPFDRNIIATELLTEPEKNWLNEYHQWCREKLENDLEGEVKDWFLDQVKPL; encoded by the coding sequence ATGACATCAGCCGAAAAAATAGCTTTGCTGCGCCAGAAAATGGCAGAAAATAATATCGACGCTTTTATCGTGTACTCCGCAGACCCGCATATGAGCGAATATCTACCGGCCGAGTGGCAGGAAAGATCCTGGCTTTCAGGCTTTACAGGTTCCGCAGGTTTTGTAGTCATCACCAAAGATAAAGCAGGCCTCTGGACAGATGGCCGCTATTTCGTGCAGGCGCCAATCGAACTTGAAGGGTCCGGCATCGATCTTTTCAAAGACGGAATGGACGGAACACCCAACTATATCGACTGGATCATTTCCGAAATTCCCGAAAATGGAACGGTCGCCGTAAATGCTTTAGCAACTTCCAATTCCAACTGGGAACTTTTGCAGGAAAAGCTTTCAGCAAAAGGCAAAAATTTGGTCGATTTGCCGCTTTTAAAAGAAGTGTGGAAAGACCGGAATACCGGTGCACCTAAAAACCCTATTTTCGTTCACCCAATCGAAAGAGCCGGAAAATCCGTGGCCGACAAACTCGCAGATATCCGCCAGAAAATGGAGGAAGTTGAAGCTTCTGTCCACATCATTTCCAGTTTAGATGATGTCGCCTGGACACTAAATCTTCGTGGCAGCGACGTACAGTCCAATCCCGTTTTCCTCGGCTATATCATTTTAACAAAAAACGAAACCAAATTCTTTGTAGATCTCGAAAAACTCGATACCGAAGCGCGAGAGCAAATGCAGGAATGCTGGGTAAAAGTGCTGCCTTACGAACAGTTTTTTGAAGAATTAAAAACCTACAAAGACGAAAAAATTCTCATTTCGCCAAACAGCAATCAGGCTATTTTTGAAGCGTTAAAAGACCAAAATACCTTTCTCAAAGCAGCTGTTCCTGGTAATTTAATGAAAGCCATTAAAAACAAAACTGAGCTCGAAGGTTTCCGCACCGTGATGCAGCGCGATGGCGTGGCGATGGTAAAATTCCTTTACTGGCTTACTCATCAAGCCGGCAAAGAAGAAATGACCGAATTTTCCATCGGTGAAAAGCTCCGTGGTTTCCGTGCGGAAGGTAAAAATTTCGTCGGCGAAAGTTTCGGAAGCATCGTCGGTTACCGCGAAAACGGCGCCATCATGCACTATTCCGCCAAAAGCGAAGGCAGTAAAGAAGTCACCAACCAGGACACTATTTTGGTAGATTCCGGCGGCCAGTATTTGGAAGGAACTACCGATATCACGCGAACTTTGGCGCTCGGCACGGCGTCCGATGAATTCCGCCACAATGCAACTTTAGCGCTGAAAGGTCTCATTCAGCTTTCCATGGTAAAATTCCCGAAAGGCACACGCGGTGTCCAACTTGACGCTTTTGCGCGTCTCGCACTGTGGATGGAAGGAAAAGATTATAACCACGGCACCGGCCATGGCGTAGGCAGCTTTATGAATGTGCACGAAGGACCGCAAAACATCCGAAAGGATATGAACATGCAGCAGCTGATTCCGGGCATGGTTTTGTCCAATGAACCCGGTTTTTACTACGATTACCACTACGGCATCCGACACGAAAACCTTATCGCGGTACGCGAGGTAGAAACTACGGATTTCGGCACTTTCTACGATTTCGAAACGCTCACCATTTGCCCGTTCGACCGCAATATTATCGCGACCGAACTGCTTACCGAGCCGGAAAAAAACTGGCTGAACGAATACCACCAGTGGTGTCGCGAAAAACTCGAAAACGATTTGGAAGGAGAGGTGAAAGATTGGTTCCTGGACCAGGTAAAACCGCTCTAA
- a CDS encoding nucleoside deaminase has product MKNNIKESDKTYLKRCLELAALSVKAGDEAFGSILVDKNGKIIAEARNKVNEKNVLAHPEIELAQWAAEHLSEEERAATTMFTSGEHCPMCSAAHGLAGLGALVYLSSAKQLGEWKSEYNQPKAKINFLPVQEIIKNVEVRGPGEGELLEEIKALHLQSWEVKWQ; this is encoded by the coding sequence ATGAAAAATAACATAAAAGAAAGCGATAAAACATATTTGAAAAGATGTCTGGAACTTGCTGCATTATCGGTTAAGGCGGGAGATGAAGCCTTCGGGTCCATTTTGGTGGACAAAAACGGAAAAATCATCGCCGAAGCACGGAATAAAGTAAATGAAAAAAATGTACTGGCGCATCCGGAAATTGAACTGGCACAATGGGCAGCGGAACATTTATCTGAGGAAGAACGAGCTGCCACCACCATGTTTACCAGCGGTGAACACTGCCCCATGTGTTCTGCCGCACACGGATTGGCAGGTTTGGGAGCATTGGTTTATCTGAGCTCCGCCAAGCAACTGGGCGAATGGAAAAGTGAATATAACCAACCGAAAGCGAAAATTAATTTTCTGCCTGTGCAGGAAATCATTAAAAATGTGGAAGTTCGCGGCCCGGGTGAAGGTGAACTTTTGGAAGAAATAAAAGCACTTCATTTACAGAGCTGGGAGGTAAAGTGGCAATAA
- a CDS encoding dipeptidase, whose amino-acid sequence MKYPVIDLHCDLLSYLAQPNSDVNSTADLGCSIPYLKKGNVKLQVMAIFAATEAKSVEFGVKQSKIFRELMEENSDFYSFEKQHLEPFSRNEKIGILAAVENGSAFCEENMTLKDGFRNLEKIIENAGRILYIGFTHHTENRFGGGNFATAGLKNDGKALLDYLHGRNIAVDFSHASDALAYDILNYISKENLKIPILASHSNYREVFAHNRNLPDELAKEIIHQKGLIGLNFIRAFVHPEKAKAVEEHVAHGLHLGAENAICYGADYFYTKSHPDQSRQPFYHKEHENAGEYQRLNDNFEGIFGKEQAEKISYKNAVEFLKRNWI is encoded by the coding sequence ATGAAATATCCTGTTATTGACCTGCATTGTGATCTGCTCAGTTACCTCGCACAACCAAATTCTGATGTCAACAGCACCGCTGATTTGGGTTGCTCCATTCCGTATCTAAAAAAAGGAAATGTGAAGTTGCAGGTAATGGCGATTTTTGCAGCGACAGAAGCCAAAAGTGTGGAATTTGGTGTGAAGCAAAGCAAAATATTCCGGGAATTAATGGAGGAAAATTCTGATTTCTATAGTTTTGAAAAGCAGCACTTGGAACCCTTTTCCCGTAATGAAAAAATCGGAATTCTGGCGGCGGTTGAAAACGGTTCGGCTTTCTGTGAAGAAAATATGACGCTAAAAGACGGTTTCAGAAATCTTGAAAAAATCATCGAAAATGCCGGCAGAATTTTATATATCGGTTTCACCCATCATACCGAAAACCGCTTTGGCGGTGGAAATTTTGCGACAGCCGGTTTGAAAAACGACGGAAAAGCGCTTCTTGACTATTTGCATGGCAGAAATATCGCCGTTGATTTTTCGCATGCAAGTGACGCGTTAGCTTACGATATTTTGAATTACATTTCAAAGGAAAATTTGAAAATTCCGATTCTGGCCAGCCATTCCAATTACCGTGAAGTTTTTGCGCACAACCGCAATTTGCCGGACGAATTGGCGAAAGAAATTATTCACCAAAAGGGCTTGATCGGTTTGAATTTCATCCGCGCTTTTGTACATCCGGAAAAAGCGAAAGCTGTGGAAGAACATGTGGCGCACGGTCTGCATCTGGGCGCGGAAAACGCAATCTGTTACGGCGCTGATTATTTTTATACGAAAAGCCATCCGGATCAGTCGCGCCAGCCTTTTTACCACAAAGAGCATGAGAATGCGGGCGAGTATCAGCGGCTGAATGATAATTTTGAAGGAATTTTTGGGAAGGAACAAGCTGAAAAAATAAGTTATAAAAATGCGGTGGAATTTTTGAAAAGAAACTGGATTTGA
- a CDS encoding M20 aminoacylase family protein: MNTDVLEKIKSDKETLTSWMDHMHQHPELAMTEVNTSQFIAEKLREIGSWEIAEGIGKTGIVASMTVGDGKRAIGLRADFDALPIQEDNDLPYKSTVPGKAHLCGHDGHTTMLLGAAKYLAETKNFNGTVHLIFQPGEETMQGGPAMIEDGLFDKFPVDAVFGMHNMPGLELGKLYYNTGKFMAAVDNWEIEITGKASHGSMPELGIDPIVCGSALVMALQTIVARNLSPWHNSVVNVGSFQSGIAGNAVPQSAVLRLSIRNMDPDDRKMVLDKVRLITKAQAEAFNCKVEIREGIPGTVLVNSEEETYWAAKVAKETFGENQVITDAHPYMGSEDFAFMLEKKKGNYCMIGNGDTYMIHHPKFIFNQDLLPLGARYWVALVENYLK; encoded by the coding sequence ATGAACACAGATGTTTTAGAAAAAATAAAATCCGACAAAGAAACTTTAACCAGCTGGATGGACCACATGCACCAACATCCTGAACTTGCAATGACCGAAGTAAACACCTCGCAGTTTATCGCCGAAAAACTCCGCGAAATTGGCAGTTGGGAAATTGCCGAAGGCATTGGTAAAACCGGAATCGTCGCTTCGATGACCGTTGGCGACGGAAAACGTGCGATCGGTTTGCGCGCAGATTTTGATGCACTACCGATTCAGGAAGACAACGATTTGCCTTACAAAAGCACCGTGCCGGGAAAAGCACACCTTTGCGGACATGACGGGCACACAACAATGCTGCTCGGCGCGGCTAAATATTTAGCTGAAACTAAAAATTTTAACGGCACCGTTCACCTTATTTTTCAACCTGGTGAGGAAACCATGCAGGGCGGACCGGCAATGATTGAAGACGGACTGTTTGATAAATTTCCAGTTGATGCGGTTTTCGGAATGCATAATATGCCCGGTTTGGAGCTGGGAAAACTGTATTACAATACCGGAAAATTTATGGCGGCGGTAGACAACTGGGAAATTGAAATTACCGGGAAAGCCAGCCACGGCTCCATGCCGGAACTCGGTATCGACCCCATTGTTTGCGGTTCCGCGCTGGTAATGGCGCTGCAAACCATTGTCGCGCGAAATCTGTCGCCGTGGCATAATTCGGTGGTCAATGTCGGTTCTTTCCAATCCGGAATTGCCGGGAACGCCGTTCCGCAGAGCGCAGTTTTACGCTTAAGCATCCGGAATATGGATCCCGATGACCGAAAAATGGTGCTCGACAAAGTGCGGCTGATAACCAAAGCGCAAGCCGAAGCTTTTAACTGCAAAGTGGAAATTCGTGAAGGAATTCCGGGAACGGTCTTGGTCAACTCTGAAGAAGAAACCTATTGGGCGGCAAAAGTGGCGAAAGAAACTTTTGGTGAAAACCAGGTGATTACCGATGCACATCCGTATATGGGCAGCGAGGACTTTGCCTTTATGCTCGAAAAAAAGAAAGGAAACTACTGTATGATCGGCAACGGCGATACCTATATGATTCACCATCCGAAATTTATTTTCAACCAGGATTTGTTGCCGCTCGGCGCCAGATACTGGGTGGCTTTGGTTGAAAATTATCTGAAATAG
- the mnmE gene encoding tRNA uridine-5-carboxymethylaminomethyl(34) synthesis GTPase MnmE translates to MNQDTICAIATANGVGALGIIRLSGAEAVSIAQRCFKGANLQEAASHTVHYGYIFERREARDEKLEIRGGSRELRIKSQEPRIKIQGESVKGSEAEGQIEGEKVVNSPLSTVNQEEAVNPEELIDEVMVSVFRAPKTFTTEDVVEISYHGSPHIAKKILEVLVKNGARLAKAGEFTMRAFMNGRIDLAQAESIADLIASENEASRKVALNQLKGGITNEISVLRNDLLNFTSLIELELDFAEEDVEFADRSAMNSLLQNLRTKLSALIESFQYGNALKNGVEVAIIGKPNAGKSTLLNALLKEERAIVSEIAGTTRDTIEEVIHLKGTAFRFVDTAGLRETTDVIEKIGVTKAKEKIASAKVLLYLYDEQDSTTEEVIAFVKEFHREDLKIVLIHNKVDLTNDEIPNEFERILAEELFPDYCDQILRISAKEKTGIEAVKNVLTDYVENLKNQESNVIITNQRHYDALEKSLQSVLQVEEAVSSGIHTELLAYELRNALEHLGEISGEFTNDEVLGNIFSKFCIGK, encoded by the coding sequence ATGAATCAAGATACGATCTGTGCGATTGCGACCGCGAACGGCGTGGGCGCTTTGGGAATTATCCGCCTTTCGGGCGCGGAAGCGGTGAGCATTGCGCAAAGGTGTTTTAAAGGAGCAAATCTGCAGGAAGCGGCGTCTCATACGGTGCATTATGGGTATATTTTTGAGAGGCGAGAGGCGAGAGATGAGAAGTTAGAAATTAGAGGTGGGAGTCGGGAGTTGAGAATCAAGAGCCAAGAGCCAAGAATCAAAATTCAAGGCGAGAGCGTAAAAGGCTCAGAAGCTGAAGGTCAAATTGAAGGGGAAAAAGTTGTCAACTCTCCACTATCAACTGTCAACCAAGAAGAAGCTGTCAACCCGGAAGAGCTGATTGACGAAGTAATGGTTTCTGTTTTTCGGGCGCCGAAGACTTTTACGACCGAAGATGTGGTGGAAATTTCCTATCACGGCTCGCCGCATATCGCCAAAAAAATTCTTGAAGTTTTGGTTAAAAACGGGGCACGGCTCGCGAAAGCCGGTGAATTTACGATGCGCGCTTTTATGAACGGCAGAATTGACCTTGCGCAGGCAGAATCAATTGCAGATTTAATTGCCTCAGAAAATGAAGCGTCTCGGAAAGTGGCTTTGAACCAGCTGAAAGGTGGTATTACGAATGAAATTTCGGTTTTGAGAAATGATTTGCTGAATTTTACCTCACTCATTGAACTGGAGCTGGATTTCGCGGAGGAAGACGTGGAATTTGCCGACCGCAGCGCGATGAACAGTTTGCTCCAGAATTTGCGCACGAAACTGAGCGCTTTAATCGAAAGTTTTCAATACGGAAATGCGTTGAAAAATGGGGTGGAAGTTGCCATCATCGGGAAACCCAATGCTGGAAAATCGACTTTACTAAACGCTTTGCTGAAAGAAGAAAGAGCAATCGTTTCGGAGATTGCCGGAACAACACGCGATACCATTGAAGAAGTGATTCACCTAAAAGGAACCGCTTTCCGCTTTGTGGATACGGCGGGGCTTCGGGAAACTACGGACGTTATCGAGAAAATCGGTGTGACAAAAGCGAAAGAAAAAATTGCTTCTGCGAAAGTGCTGTTGTACCTCTACGACGAACAGGATTCTACGACGGAGGAGGTGATTGCGTTCGTGAAGGAGTTTCATCGCGAAGATCTGAAGATTGTGCTGATTCATAATAAAGTGGATTTGACCAATGACGAAATCCCGAACGAATTTGAACGCATTTTAGCGGAGGAACTTTTTCCGGACTACTGTGACCAAATTTTGCGGATTTCAGCCAAGGAAAAAACGGGCATTGAGGCGGTAAAAAATGTGCTGACGGACTACGTGGAAAATCTGAAAAATCAGGAAAGCAACGTGATCATTACGAACCAAAGGCATTATGACGCGCTGGAAAAATCGCTGCAGTCGGTTTTACAGGTGGAAGAAGCGGTGAGTTCCGGAATCCACACCGAGCTGTTGGCTTACGAACTGCGAAACGCGCTGGAACATTTGGGTGAAATCTCTGGAGAATTTACAAACGATGAGGTTTTGGGGAATATTTTTTCGAAGTTTTGTATCGGAAAATAA